The following coding sequences lie in one Notolabrus celidotus isolate fNotCel1 chromosome 20, fNotCel1.pri, whole genome shotgun sequence genomic window:
- the zgc:153733 gene encoding sesquipedalian-1 isoform X2 — MKLHEKILMHYLSCTSPVDKEGYLYKKKERTATYHRRWFVLKANLLFYQERPADRHLLGVIVLEGCSVRRSESDGQFAFSLVFEGPGLRTYRFSAGDHPALESWLKALLSANHCYLSLLMRDLQRQYEEAKQQQDSGEPHHRSSLSALKQSQFFVPVQGSSAALGEGRSFNTTSGPSKVVTKKSPKLWHRRNAHVTPLNGPAPLYGEWPLVGFDPLEDFSKLHDYYGQEVKRAREEWLRSRRAQEEEKHSGGDLIDLE; from the exons TATAAAAAG AAAGAGAGAACTGCAACGTACCATCGGCGCTGGTTTGTCCTGAAAGCAAACCTGCTTTTCTACCAGGAGCGCCCGGCTGACAGACACCTACTGGGCGTCATTGTTCTGGAGGGGTGCTCAGTGAGGCGCTCGGAGTCTGATGGACAGTTTGCCTTCTCACTGGTGTTTGAAGGACCCGGTTTGAGGACCTACAGATTTTCTGCAGGGGATCATCCCGCTCTGGAGAGCTGGCTTAAAGCTTTACTGTCAGCCAATCACTGCTACCTCTCTTTGCTGATGAGAGACCTGCAGAGGCAGTATGAAG AAGCTAAACAGCAACAAGACTCAGGTGAACCCCATCACAGATCCTCCCTCAGCGCCCTCAAACAGTCCCAGTTCTTCGTCCCCGTGCAGGGATCATCAGCAGCGCTCGGCGAGGGGAGAAGCTTCAACACGACTTCAGGACCTTCTAAAGTGGTCACCAAAAAGTCCCCCAAACTCTGGCACAGGAGGAACGCTCACGTCACACCGCTCAATGGACCTGCACCTCTGTACGGAGAATGGCCTCTGGTGGGCTTCGATCCTCTGGAGGATTTCAGCAAACTTCATGATTATTACggacaggaagtgaagagaGCCAGAGAGGAATGGCTGAGGAGTCGACgagcacaggaggaggagaagcacaGCGGGGGAGACCTCATCGACCTGGAGTGA